One window from the genome of Rubinisphaera margarita encodes:
- a CDS encoding DUF1559 domain-containing protein, protein MVRPLDRPMRLAFTLIELLVVIAIIAILVALLLPAVQQAREAARRSSCKNNLKQFGLALHNYHDTHSVFPQAAFGSIHDSGTGTYAWRGFSVHAMLLPFMDQGPLYDQFDFDLRYDMAPNDALNNTKVTTFQCPSDVPYPGAEPGVNYVVSGGPSLFWQRSIADSVGMFQNENTIKFRDILDGSSNVIAASEALHGDNTGAFNHDQDLVRAQAFPGGFPNVNATRAQLDAYGTQCLSGSTNHHSHTRREWANGIGGQTVFNTLNTPNSPNPDCHECGGCGWYDSRGVWTARSRHQGGVQVLLGDGAIRFISENIDFTTWQNLGHISDGEVIGEF, encoded by the coding sequence ATGGTAAGACCACTCGACCGACCGATGCGTCTGGCGTTCACGCTGATTGAACTTCTCGTCGTCATCGCGATCATCGCCATTCTGGTAGCACTGCTGCTGCCGGCCGTTCAGCAGGCTCGAGAAGCCGCTCGTCGGAGTTCGTGCAAGAACAACCTGAAACAGTTCGGGCTGGCTCTGCACAATTACCACGACACCCACAGTGTGTTCCCGCAGGCTGCCTTCGGCTCAATTCACGACAGTGGAACTGGAACTTACGCCTGGCGTGGGTTCAGCGTGCATGCGATGCTTTTGCCGTTCATGGACCAGGGACCCCTGTACGATCAGTTCGACTTCGATCTTCGCTACGATATGGCACCCAATGATGCCTTGAACAACACCAAGGTGACCACATTCCAGTGCCCGTCCGACGTTCCTTACCCGGGAGCAGAGCCCGGTGTGAACTATGTCGTCAGTGGGGGGCCCTCCCTGTTCTGGCAGCGAAGTATTGCTGACTCCGTCGGGATGTTCCAGAACGAGAACACGATCAAGTTCCGAGACATTCTGGACGGATCGTCCAATGTGATCGCTGCCTCCGAAGCACTCCATGGGGACAACACCGGAGCGTTCAATCACGATCAGGACCTGGTGCGGGCACAGGCGTTTCCCGGCGGGTTCCCGAACGTCAACGCCACGCGTGCTCAACTGGATGCGTACGGCACACAGTGTCTGTCAGGGTCGACCAACCACCACTCTCATACCCGACGTGAGTGGGCCAACGGAATTGGAGGACAGACTGTGTTCAATACCTTGAACACGCCGAACTCACCCAATCCGGACTGTCACGAATGTGGTGGCTGTGGCTGGTACGACAGCCGAGGTGTCTGGACAGCCCGCAGCCGCCATCAGGGCGGAGTTCAGGTGCTGCTGGGCGATGGTGCGATTCGCTTTATCAGCGAGAACATCGACTTCACGACCTGGCAGAATCTCGGACATATCAGCGATGGGGAAGTGATTGGTGAATTCTAG
- a CDS encoding CRTAC1 family protein — MNRPTPLRQAFGWSAVGLLVLASVAILAVAGAYLFRSQPTVVEQTIRTAATRERSDVELPRIPLNEISRTAGIDFRHVSGATGDKLLPETMGGGGGFFDFDNDGDQDLLLVNSSYWPGEETDSAPVTSALYRNDGTGQFTDISAGSGLEVTTYGMGCAFGDYDGDGLTDVYLTSVGSNFLFRNLGNGNFEDVTASAGVAGDEDDWSTSCGWFDYDQDGDLDLFVCNYVVWSREYDVSQSFKLVGNERAYGRPQSFSGTFPLFFQNQGDGSFREIAEEAGLHVRNPSTGEPVAKSLGVTFFDFDDDHDLDIIVANDTVPNFLFENRFPEPFREIGMSTGVAFDIDGNARGAMGVDIAAIRNSEATAIAIGNFSNEMTAFYVSPEGDLFFTDEAVSNGLGPQTRLSLTFGVAFLDLDLDGRLDLLTANGHLENEINRVLPSQHYEQEPQLFWNAGQQGVTEYLLLTQEELGDEFFHPIVGRGCMYADIDTDGDIDFLLTNLNGQPELFRNEQNVGHHWLRVRLRGSNSAREAIGARVEIKSNGRIQERTVMPTRGYLTQSELPLTFGTGETTTIERLTVQWPSGKITELADVAVDRQLEISEPAE, encoded by the coding sequence ATGAATAGACCAACTCCTCTTCGTCAGGCGTTCGGCTGGTCAGCCGTCGGCCTGCTCGTTCTCGCGTCCGTGGCGATTCTCGCCGTCGCCGGCGCGTATCTCTTTCGCTCTCAACCCACCGTGGTCGAACAAACGATTCGGACCGCGGCAACGCGAGAACGAAGCGATGTCGAGTTGCCACGCATCCCGTTGAATGAGATCTCCCGGACGGCCGGCATCGACTTCCGTCATGTGAGTGGAGCGACCGGCGACAAGCTTCTTCCCGAAACGATGGGAGGCGGGGGCGGTTTCTTCGATTTCGACAACGACGGAGATCAGGACCTGCTGCTCGTCAACTCGAGTTACTGGCCGGGTGAAGAAACGGACTCGGCTCCTGTCACATCGGCTCTTTATCGAAACGACGGAACCGGACAGTTCACCGATATCTCGGCCGGTTCAGGACTGGAGGTCACAACCTACGGCATGGGCTGCGCCTTTGGCGATTACGATGGCGACGGTTTGACCGATGTCTACCTCACGTCGGTCGGTTCAAACTTCCTGTTCAGGAATCTGGGCAATGGCAACTTTGAAGACGTCACCGCATCGGCTGGTGTTGCCGGGGATGAAGACGACTGGAGCACGAGTTGCGGCTGGTTTGACTACGACCAGGACGGCGACCTGGACCTGTTCGTCTGCAACTACGTCGTCTGGTCTCGAGAATATGACGTGTCCCAGAGCTTCAAACTGGTCGGCAACGAACGAGCCTACGGAAGGCCGCAGTCGTTCAGTGGAACGTTCCCGCTCTTCTTCCAGAATCAGGGAGACGGCAGCTTCCGCGAGATCGCCGAAGAGGCGGGGCTTCATGTCCGAAATCCGTCGACGGGAGAACCGGTGGCGAAGTCGCTCGGCGTGACCTTCTTCGACTTCGACGACGATCATGATCTCGATATTATTGTCGCCAACGATACCGTGCCGAACTTCCTGTTCGAGAACCGGTTCCCTGAACCGTTCCGCGAGATCGGAATGTCGACGGGTGTGGCATTTGATATCGACGGGAACGCGCGGGGAGCGATGGGTGTCGACATCGCCGCGATCCGCAATTCAGAAGCCACAGCCATCGCCATCGGCAACTTCTCGAACGAGATGACAGCCTTCTACGTGTCTCCGGAAGGCGATCTGTTCTTTACCGATGAAGCGGTTTCGAACGGACTGGGGCCGCAGACACGACTTTCGCTCACCTTCGGCGTCGCGTTTTTGGATCTCGATCTGGATGGCCGTCTCGATCTGCTCACTGCGAACGGGCATCTGGAGAACGAAATTAACCGCGTTCTGCCCAGCCAGCATTACGAGCAGGAACCGCAGCTCTTTTGGAACGCGGGACAGCAGGGAGTCACCGAGTATCTGCTGTTGACCCAGGAGGAGTTGGGAGATGAGTTCTTTCACCCCATCGTCGGCCGCGGCTGCATGTATGCCGACATCGACACCGATGGCGATATCGACTTTCTCCTCACGAACCTGAACGGCCAGCCGGAACTGTTTCGCAACGAGCAGAATGTCGGGCATCACTGGTTGCGGGTTCGCCTCCGGGGCAGCAACTCGGCCCGGGAAGCGATCGGAGCCCGTGTCGAGATCAAAAGCAATGGCCGGATTCAGGAGCGAACCGTGATGCCAACACGAGGGTATCTGACGCAGTCGGAACTTCCCCTGACCTTTGGAACCGGCGAAACAACGACGATCGAACGGCTGACGGTGCAATGGCCATCGGGCAAGATAACGGAACTGGCCGACGTCGCTGTCGATCGGCAACTGGAAATCTCAGAGCCGGCTGAATAG
- a CDS encoding tetratricopeptide repeat protein, whose protein sequence is MRYSPVISSRLRPIYFAIGLLTLFLIANSAYLWTVTSVEYWTGEALQSWFYYVMFLLHIVVGVVFAAAMAVFIAWHYRLSFRFPNPAARQLGLGLGAVLAVLTVTGILLVRLVGIAELNHPQARQITYWVHVVMPFVAVWIFWLHRVAGRPINWRKAGQFWGATAAVFAAFLGAHQVKSPQPKSVQLAATRVNLEEAERQFGPSLAKSATGDHIAPEVLMNDKFCVECHPDVHARWSDSVHKFSSFNNPAYLASISETKDVLIARDGHAQAMNWCAGCHDPVPLFSGRLADPAFDMAHDETGQAGITCTVCHAISHIDSTEGNGDYTLHEPEQYPFTDSSFATLRWISRQLIKAKPALHKQTYLKPFHKTAEFCSTCHKVSLPKELNNYKDFLRGQNHYDSYLLSGVSGHGSRSFYYPPFAQKNCNGCHMPSQTSNDVAARQLEPDGPLAVHDHLFPAANTAIAWLRNDEKTIQAHQDFLKETVRVDLFGLREGHQVDGTLHAPLRPKIPVVVPGEDYLLEVVVRTLTLGHHLTQGTTDSNELWLEIEVQHENEVIVHSGAISEDGQVDPESHFINAFVIDRHGNRIARRNTQDIFVKVYDHQIPPGAGQSVHYALTVPTELTGDLQIRARVLYRKFDSEYMEFVADHARKLGQPLRGDDGEGPYRNPLPITVMAEDSLTLPLGSEEEAAEADPREVPSPYPLWQRWNDYGIGGFLKGKAELRQAEQAFLEVEKLGYTDGPVNLARVYYREGRLDEAGEALQRAIAQSSEQSKPNPWTVNYLAGIISQEQGELDEAEAAFRSVLEDVTQETQRRGFDFSRDYLVRADLGSVLFDQSRRAKSRGDAQNAQAALEQARDEFLKVLKEDSEHLQAHYNLSLIYRALDENELSEHHQQLHQRYLPDYNAEDRAVRLAREKYPLADLAADPVTIYPLRAPAESD, encoded by the coding sequence GTGAGATACAGCCCGGTCATCAGTAGCAGACTGCGTCCCATCTATTTCGCGATCGGTCTTCTCACGTTATTTCTGATCGCAAATTCCGCTTATCTCTGGACGGTCACGTCGGTGGAGTACTGGACCGGGGAGGCGCTGCAGTCGTGGTTCTACTATGTCATGTTCCTGCTGCACATCGTGGTCGGCGTAGTCTTCGCCGCTGCGATGGCGGTATTCATCGCGTGGCATTATCGACTTTCGTTCCGCTTTCCGAATCCCGCGGCCCGGCAACTCGGTCTGGGCCTCGGAGCCGTTCTCGCCGTTTTGACGGTAACGGGCATTCTGCTCGTGCGACTGGTCGGGATTGCCGAATTGAATCACCCACAGGCGAGACAGATCACGTACTGGGTTCACGTTGTCATGCCATTCGTGGCGGTCTGGATCTTCTGGCTGCATCGCGTTGCCGGACGACCGATCAACTGGAGAAAGGCGGGGCAGTTCTGGGGAGCGACCGCGGCGGTCTTCGCCGCTTTCCTGGGAGCCCATCAGGTCAAATCGCCCCAGCCGAAATCGGTCCAGCTCGCCGCCACCCGAGTGAATCTGGAAGAAGCGGAGCGGCAGTTCGGTCCTTCCCTGGCGAAGTCGGCAACCGGGGACCACATCGCTCCCGAAGTGCTGATGAACGACAAGTTCTGCGTGGAATGCCACCCGGATGTGCACGCTCGCTGGTCCGACAGCGTCCATAAATTCAGTTCGTTCAATAACCCCGCTTACCTCGCCTCGATCTCGGAAACGAAGGATGTTCTGATCGCTCGTGACGGTCACGCTCAAGCGATGAACTGGTGTGCCGGCTGTCACGATCCGGTGCCGCTGTTCTCCGGTCGATTGGCCGATCCCGCGTTCGATATGGCCCACGATGAAACCGGCCAGGCGGGAATCACCTGCACGGTGTGTCATGCCATCAGTCATATCGATTCGACCGAAGGAAACGGCGACTATACGCTCCACGAGCCCGAGCAGTACCCCTTCACCGACAGCAGTTTCGCGACGCTCCGCTGGATCAGCCGACAGTTGATTAAAGCCAAGCCGGCGCTTCACAAGCAGACGTATCTCAAGCCGTTCCATAAGACGGCCGAGTTCTGCTCGACCTGCCATAAGGTCTCGCTGCCCAAAGAGCTGAACAACTACAAGGATTTCCTCCGCGGGCAAAACCACTACGACAGCTATCTGCTGAGCGGCGTTTCCGGACACGGGTCGCGCAGTTTCTACTATCCGCCGTTTGCACAGAAGAACTGCAACGGCTGCCACATGCCGTCCCAGACATCAAACGATGTCGCTGCCCGTCAGCTTGAGCCGGATGGACCGCTGGCCGTTCACGATCATCTCTTCCCGGCGGCGAATACCGCGATCGCCTGGTTGCGGAACGATGAGAAAACAATCCAGGCCCATCAGGACTTTCTGAAAGAAACCGTGCGTGTCGACCTGTTCGGCCTTCGGGAAGGTCATCAGGTCGACGGAACGTTGCACGCCCCCCTGCGTCCCAAGATTCCGGTTGTGGTTCCGGGTGAAGATTATCTCCTCGAAGTGGTCGTTCGCACGCTCACGCTGGGACACCATCTGACGCAGGGCACGACCGACTCGAACGAACTCTGGCTGGAAATCGAGGTCCAGCACGAGAACGAAGTGATCGTCCACAGCGGTGCAATCTCCGAGGATGGCCAGGTCGATCCGGAATCGCATTTCATCAACGCATTCGTGATCGATCGCCACGGCAATCGCATTGCCCGACGGAACACGCAGGATATCTTCGTGAAGGTCTACGATCACCAGATTCCGCCCGGAGCGGGCCAGTCGGTGCACTACGCGTTAACGGTCCCGACGGAACTCACGGGTGACCTTCAGATTCGGGCGCGTGTGCTTTATCGGAAGTTCGATTCGGAATACATGGAGTTCGTCGCTGATCACGCCCGTAAGCTGGGACAACCTTTGCGAGGAGATGATGGCGAAGGGCCGTATCGTAATCCACTGCCAATTACTGTGATGGCGGAAGATTCACTCACGCTCCCGCTCGGCTCCGAGGAAGAAGCGGCCGAGGCTGATCCGCGAGAGGTTCCCTCGCCCTACCCGCTGTGGCAGCGCTGGAACGACTATGGCATCGGGGGGTTCCTCAAAGGAAAGGCCGAACTCCGACAGGCCGAACAGGCGTTTCTGGAAGTCGAGAAGCTCGGCTACACCGATGGACCCGTCAATCTGGCGCGTGTGTATTACCGTGAGGGGCGTCTCGACGAAGCGGGCGAAGCGCTCCAGCGGGCTATCGCTCAAAGCAGCGAACAGTCGAAGCCGAATCCGTGGACGGTGAACTATCTGGCCGGGATCATCAGCCAGGAACAGGGAGAACTCGACGAAGCCGAGGCGGCTTTCCGTTCCGTGCTCGAGGACGTCACCCAGGAGACACAGCGGCGCGGCTTCGACTTCTCCCGCGATTATCTGGTCCGAGCGGACCTGGGCTCGGTCCTCTTCGACCAGTCTCGACGGGCGAAATCGCGGGGAGATGCACAGAACGCTCAGGCAGCCCTCGAACAGGCCCGGGATGAGTTTCTGAAAGTTCTGAAAGAAGACTCGGAACATCTGCAGGCTCATTACAATCTGTCCCTGATTTATCGGGCTCTTGATGAGAACGAGCTCAGCGAGCACCATCAGCAATTGCATCAGCGATACCTGCCCGACTACAACGCCGAAGATCGAGCGGTCCGCCTTGCCCGCGAGAAGTACCCGCTGGCCGATCTGGCCGCCGATCCGGTCACCATTTATCCGCTCCGCGCTCCCGCCGAATCTGATTGA
- a CDS encoding DUF1559 domain-containing protein has product MVKPLDRSMRLAFTLIELLVVIAIIAILVALLLPAVQQAREAARRTSCKNNLKQLGVAMHNYHDTHSVLPYGHMDGRMLDGSLHTWRGWSGLAMILPYMDQGALYDNCNFDYGIIGDGPTEAINSANTTQRVAGFRCPSDVDPPGTWYGKPWPGNNYALSRGPTFDWTTTNNGVGMFYRYSRIKFRDVLDGTSNTIMMGEICVGRGSYDVHSSVVRGVAWTGGTRENPGEASVRAYAAAIDAAYAATPTNTHHHTARLWALCQSGHGLFNTLVPPNFKTPNGQECTGCGWMDSHGLFAARSRHTGGAQHLFADGSVHFISDNIDMGSYHALGTRGSGETVSFP; this is encoded by the coding sequence ATGGTAAAACCACTCGATCGATCGATGCGACTGGCGTTCACTCTGATTGAACTCCTCGTTGTCATCGCGATCATCGCCATTCTGGTAGCACTGCTGCTGCCAGCGGTTCAGCAGGCACGTGAAGCCGCTCGCCGAACGTCGTGCAAGAACAACCTGAAGCAGCTCGGCGTGGCGATGCACAACTATCACGACACCCACAGCGTTCTGCCATACGGGCATATGGACGGCCGTATGCTGGATGGTTCGCTCCACACCTGGCGTGGCTGGAGCGGTCTGGCCATGATCCTGCCTTACATGGATCAGGGAGCCCTCTACGACAACTGCAATTTCGACTACGGAATCATCGGCGACGGTCCCACCGAGGCGATCAACTCCGCCAACACCACCCAGCGGGTGGCTGGATTTCGCTGTCCATCGGATGTCGATCCTCCGGGAACCTGGTACGGAAAGCCCTGGCCCGGTAACAATTACGCTCTGTCGCGCGGTCCGACGTTCGACTGGACAACGACCAATAACGGCGTGGGCATGTTCTACCGGTACAGCCGGATCAAGTTCCGCGACGTGCTCGATGGAACGTCGAACACGATTATGATGGGTGAAATTTGCGTCGGACGCGGATCCTACGATGTTCACAGCAGCGTCGTCCGCGGCGTGGCCTGGACCGGCGGTACCCGCGAGAATCCCGGTGAAGCTTCCGTGAGAGCTTACGCGGCCGCGATCGATGCAGCTTATGCTGCAACGCCGACGAACACGCACCATCATACCGCGCGTCTGTGGGCGTTGTGTCAGTCCGGCCATGGTCTGTTCAACACGCTGGTGCCGCCGAACTTCAAGACACCCAACGGACAGGAATGCACCGGTTGTGGCTGGATGGACAGCCATGGCTTGTTCGCTGCTCGCAGCCGTCATACCGGCGGGGCTCAGCACCTGTTTGCCGATGGTTCGGTCCACTTCATCTCGGACAACATCGACATGGGAAGCTACCACGCCCTCGGAACTCGAGGCAGTGGTGAAACCGTGTCGTTCCCGTAA
- a CDS encoding FG-GAP-like repeat-containing protein — MQKTLVPVALILIALIIALLLFLRGRQDGHAPGEPSAPLSTEEVATHRNRSLALMENQTPRESIPILEELLDRAPGQESFARQNLLVAIALALELENAEADPQPFQELFEKADSVLESEASKGMDGAEIAVLRSRIARLEGDRETFVKAARTAAEQAPESPAMWYELYLALKQVPSGSDAEAIAALARCCEAAPENVWALSEFLTELSLAKDSRVVEVVQQLQAVLAPFAPAMQQRSRVDVVQTLTETENAAREEDWALVTRNSRLLTNVLRPEDIAQSDRAVLVPNTLEFVSTAMPDDFAAALHAHLRTESPLQLEFTPRRFELPELSGEILHCEVADMNLNGRHELIVLAAGTFVVFQKSGEEWTVLFEEGVAEGYSRFLLADLDQDADAADTPTVEGAPCGMADLDVILFGSGGAGVLENQIRESGELVTHVLPISREVEFVTPGDFDLDGDLDLLVGTGEELRLLANYQQFNFQDISSRSAFPEGAEWTNAIAVDLDRDVDLDAVVISADRIGYLENLRHGELRWRPLDLGIEGEPRFTDVAVAELNADAHWDLLVASNGEIMISLSEYAMPGRVAMKAAVRTGQAADQFELWDADNDGWQDLSVLANDSEMLEFLRRTGNVEFTGEKTLLKNGSMPQEMLIEDVDLDGDLDLVTWANDAVSWHDNLHGNKNGYLKITLLGQQVKGEQAAASGRVNQYGWGSLLELKAGTVYQAQVASRPTSHFGLGDLQDADVLRVVWTNGIPQNVIEPQRNSVLCEELKLKGSCPYLYTWNGTEFEFYTDLLWAAPVGLQFAEGVLAPTRPWEYLLIEGDRLKDVNGRYRLQITEELWEAAYFDQVELIAVDHPADITVYSNEKVASSEIPEFKVHTVRTPHHVKAAVDSQGRDVLSQIAARDDIYTKLFDFKHYQGVTNEHFLELDLGDVAHDQPIKLYLTGWVYPSDTSINVALSQNPAAPSGRPPFLQVQNETGEWVTTNPSMGFPGGKTKTIVVDLTDAFQSSSSKVRIVTSMEVYWDHIFFTTGEAGDEESLQLQSLELLSADLHYRGSSRMIRHPGNGPERFDYQDVITTSLWPAMSGPFTTYGDVAELVRREDDVSVVMGAGDEMTVIFAAPAEPLPVGWKRDFMLHNVGYDKDADLNTIYGRTSEPFPTRDNPINPLTESTTPATQRKDVMQNRVFPQRRFWSEILHYSADEPAVRD, encoded by the coding sequence ATGCAGAAAACGCTCGTCCCCGTCGCTCTGATTCTGATCGCCCTGATCATCGCACTGCTCCTGTTTCTCCGCGGCCGCCAGGACGGCCATGCTCCCGGGGAACCGTCCGCTCCGCTGAGTACGGAAGAAGTCGCGACCCACAGGAATCGAAGCCTGGCGTTGATGGAGAACCAGACGCCACGAGAGTCGATCCCGATTCTCGAAGAGCTGCTGGACCGCGCTCCGGGACAGGAATCCTTTGCGCGGCAGAACCTTCTCGTTGCAATAGCTCTGGCGTTGGAACTGGAGAACGCAGAAGCCGATCCGCAACCATTTCAGGAACTCTTCGAGAAAGCAGACTCGGTTCTGGAGAGCGAGGCATCCAAAGGCATGGACGGAGCCGAGATCGCCGTGCTTCGCAGTCGAATTGCGCGCCTCGAAGGAGATCGAGAGACGTTCGTGAAGGCAGCCCGAACCGCGGCGGAGCAGGCTCCCGAGTCCCCGGCAATGTGGTACGAACTCTATCTCGCCCTCAAACAGGTTCCCTCTGGAAGCGATGCCGAAGCGATTGCCGCTCTGGCCCGCTGTTGTGAGGCGGCTCCTGAGAACGTTTGGGCGTTGTCGGAGTTTCTGACCGAGCTGAGCCTGGCGAAGGATTCCCGCGTCGTCGAAGTTGTTCAGCAGTTGCAGGCCGTCCTTGCTCCGTTCGCACCCGCCATGCAGCAGCGGTCCCGTGTGGATGTGGTGCAGACGCTGACGGAAACGGAGAACGCGGCACGGGAGGAAGATTGGGCTCTGGTGACGAGGAACTCGCGACTACTGACCAACGTGCTCAGGCCGGAGGATATTGCTCAGAGTGACCGAGCCGTGCTCGTTCCGAATACGCTGGAATTCGTGAGTACCGCCATGCCCGATGATTTCGCGGCTGCGCTCCATGCCCATCTCCGCACAGAATCGCCGCTCCAGCTGGAGTTCACGCCGCGCCGATTCGAGCTGCCGGAACTGAGCGGAGAGATTCTTCATTGCGAAGTCGCGGACATGAATCTGAACGGTCGCCATGAGCTGATCGTGCTGGCTGCGGGAACGTTCGTGGTCTTTCAGAAGAGCGGCGAAGAGTGGACCGTGCTTTTCGAAGAAGGTGTTGCCGAAGGATACAGCCGCTTCCTCCTGGCTGATCTCGATCAGGATGCCGACGCCGCAGACACTCCCACGGTCGAAGGAGCTCCGTGCGGAATGGCCGATCTCGACGTGATTCTTTTCGGCTCCGGTGGCGCGGGAGTTCTGGAGAATCAGATCCGCGAATCCGGAGAACTGGTCACCCACGTGTTGCCGATTTCCAGGGAGGTCGAATTTGTCACGCCCGGCGACTTCGATCTCGATGGCGATCTCGATCTTCTCGTCGGGACCGGAGAGGAACTGCGACTCTTGGCGAACTACCAGCAGTTCAACTTTCAGGATATCTCGAGCCGTTCCGCATTCCCGGAGGGAGCCGAGTGGACGAATGCAATCGCGGTCGATCTTGATCGTGATGTCGATCTCGACGCCGTGGTGATTTCGGCCGATCGGATTGGCTACCTCGAGAACCTCCGCCATGGCGAACTGCGATGGCGCCCCCTGGATCTCGGAATCGAAGGCGAACCCCGATTCACCGATGTGGCGGTGGCCGAACTGAATGCCGACGCCCACTGGGATTTGCTCGTTGCTTCGAATGGAGAAATCATGATCTCTCTCAGCGAGTACGCGATGCCGGGCCGCGTGGCGATGAAAGCCGCAGTCAGAACAGGACAGGCTGCAGACCAGTTTGAGCTTTGGGATGCCGACAACGACGGCTGGCAGGATCTCTCCGTCCTGGCGAACGATTCGGAGATGTTGGAGTTCCTGCGCCGTACGGGCAATGTCGAGTTCACCGGTGAGAAGACTCTCTTGAAGAACGGATCGATGCCTCAGGAAATGCTCATCGAGGATGTCGACCTCGATGGCGATCTGGATCTGGTGACATGGGCAAACGATGCCGTCTCCTGGCACGATAACCTGCACGGAAATAAGAACGGTTATCTGAAGATCACACTGCTCGGTCAGCAGGTGAAAGGAGAACAGGCCGCTGCCTCTGGCCGGGTGAACCAGTACGGTTGGGGAAGTTTGCTGGAGTTGAAGGCCGGAACCGTGTACCAGGCTCAGGTGGCGAGCCGTCCGACCAGTCATTTCGGCCTCGGGGATCTGCAGGATGCGGACGTGCTGCGCGTCGTCTGGACTAATGGAATTCCGCAGAATGTCATCGAGCCTCAACGCAACAGCGTGCTTTGCGAAGAGCTTAAGCTGAAGGGTTCGTGCCCGTATCTCTACACTTGGAATGGAACAGAATTCGAGTTCTATACCGATCTTCTCTGGGCCGCTCCGGTGGGATTACAGTTCGCCGAAGGTGTGCTCGCTCCAACGCGGCCCTGGGAGTATCTGCTGATCGAAGGCGACCGGTTGAAAGACGTGAACGGCCGGTACCGCTTGCAGATTACGGAAGAGTTGTGGGAAGCCGCTTACTTCGATCAGGTTGAGCTCATCGCCGTCGATCATCCCGCAGACATCACGGTCTACTCGAACGAGAAAGTCGCTTCGAGTGAGATTCCCGAGTTCAAAGTCCACACCGTGCGGACGCCGCATCACGTGAAAGCGGCCGTCGACTCTCAAGGGCGAGACGTGCTTTCCCAAATTGCGGCTCGCGACGACATCTACACGAAGCTGTTCGATTTCAAGCACTATCAGGGCGTCACGAACGAGCACTTCCTGGAACTTGATCTCGGGGACGTGGCTCACGACCAGCCGATCAAGTTGTATCTGACTGGCTGGGTCTATCCGTCAGACACGTCGATCAATGTGGCACTCAGCCAGAATCCCGCTGCTCCTTCCGGGCGGCCTCCGTTTCTGCAGGTTCAGAATGAAACCGGCGAATGGGTGACGACCAACCCGAGCATGGGATTCCCAGGAGGAAAAACGAAAACCATCGTGGTCGATCTGACAGACGCTTTTCAGAGCTCATCCTCCAAAGTGCGGATTGTCACCAGCATGGAGGTTTACTGGGATCACATCTTCTTTACGACCGGTGAAGCCGGAGATGAAGAATCGCTCCAGTTGCAGTCGCTGGAGCTGCTCTCGGCAGATCTCCACTATCGAGGCTCTTCCCGAATGATCCGGCATCCGGGGAATGGACCCGAGCGGTTCGACTACCAGGACGTCATTACCACTTCGCTCTGGCCGGCGATGTCCGGACCTTTCACAACGTACGGAGATGTCGCCGAGTTGGTGCGACGTGAAGACGATGTCTCCGTAGTGATGGGGGCAGGGGACGAAATGACGGTGATCTTCGCGGCTCCAGCAGAACCGCTCCCCGTCGGGTGGAAGCGCGATTTCATGCTGCATAATGTCGGCTACGATAAAGACGCCGATCTGAATACGATCTACGGCCGCACCAGCGAGCCATTCCCGACGCGGGACAACCCAATCAATCCCTTAACCGAGAGCACGACTCCGGCGACTCAGAGGAAGGACGTAATGCAGAATCGCGTTTTCCCGCAACGAAGATTCTGGTCAGAAATCCTGCATTACTCGGCCGACGAACCGGCAGTCAGAGACTGA